A region of Paenibacillus sp. 37 DNA encodes the following proteins:
- a CDS encoding alpha/beta hydrolase, producing the protein MKKRISILLSLSIVVAMIAPTMAFATDSSEVGAQNTAYESMNVSSNDANNALANTPVVPAPSGFDGYRNNIPHGNTNLISYYSTTVGNTRKATVYTPPGYSPNKKYNVLYLLHGIGGDEYEWVNAMKPKNILDNLYSEGKLSQMIVVMPNGRAMKDDRPVGDIFAPDKVAAFERFEQDLLKDLIPHIEANYPVYKDRNSRALAGLSMGGGQSLNFGLKNLNTFAWVGAFSAAPNTQSVSQLVSNPGQVASQLKLLWISCGSSDGLLWVSQNFKNGLSSMNIPHTFYLDVGGHEPSVWNSGLYQFSQRIFK; encoded by the coding sequence ATGAAAAAACGTATTTCAATCCTTTTAAGTCTTTCGATAGTCGTTGCCATGATTGCCCCAACAATGGCTTTTGCTACGGATTCCAGCGAGGTTGGTGCTCAGAACACAGCGTATGAATCTATGAATGTATCCAGCAATGACGCAAACAATGCTCTGGCTAACACTCCGGTGGTGCCGGCACCATCGGGTTTTGATGGCTATCGAAACAATATTCCGCATGGAAATACCAATCTGATATCCTATTACTCCACAACGGTGGGCAATACACGCAAAGCGACCGTGTATACACCGCCAGGATATTCTCCGAATAAAAAGTATAACGTCCTGTATCTCCTGCATGGCATCGGCGGAGATGAGTATGAGTGGGTTAACGCAATGAAACCCAAGAACATTCTGGACAACCTGTATTCGGAAGGTAAGTTGTCTCAGATGATCGTTGTCATGCCGAATGGCCGTGCCATGAAGGACGACCGTCCAGTCGGTGACATTTTTGCTCCGGACAAAGTGGCTGCGTTTGAACGGTTTGAGCAAGATCTGCTCAAGGATCTGATTCCTCATATCGAAGCCAATTATCCGGTGTACAAGGACCGCAATAGTCGTGCGTTGGCCGGTCTGTCCATGGGTGGTGGGCAGTCGCTTAACTTCGGGTTGAAAAATCTGAATACCTTCGCTTGGGTAGGAGCCTTCTCGGCTGCACCGAATACGCAATCTGTATCACAGCTGGTTTCCAACCCGGGACAAGTCGCTAGCCAACTCAAATTGTTGTGGATCTCCTGCGGATCAAGTGATGGTCTGTTATGGGTCAGCCAGAACTTCAAAAACGGCTTGAGTAGCATGAATATTCCGCATACGTTTTATCTGGATGTAGGTGGACACGAACCATCTGTCTGGAACAGTGGACTGTATCAGTTCTCTCAACGAATCTTCAAATGA
- a CDS encoding MFS transporter: MSTTGHNTGYKTELEASQPGKRGAFPLSLLCLTIGAFAIGMTEFIIMGLLPNVATDLNVSIPQAGQLITGYALGVAVGAPILTVFTHKIPQKKLLVLLMCIFIIGNALSVIAPTYGLLISARILTAFAHGTFLGVGSIMATRLVAPERRAGAVSVVLAGLTIANIIGVPFGTFIGQQLGWRSSFGAITILGIISLMGIIRFIPVIAQGPPANLGQQFRNLVRPQVLLILLIGALGCGSLFTVFTYITPMLVDISGFAEQSVTWILVLFGFGVTLGNLVGGRLADWKLMPSLIVNFGILAVLLAALTITLENPYLAVITIFFWGVAAFGIMPGLQIRIMNMTREAPLLATTSSHSAFNLGNAAGAYMGGYAITHTGLISVPLCAAVIAALGLLGLFISLLMKDRLASPEGAEAVNPVSVH; the protein is encoded by the coding sequence ATGAGCACGACTGGACACAATACAGGATACAAAACAGAACTAGAGGCTTCGCAGCCGGGTAAACGTGGGGCGTTTCCATTGTCCCTGTTATGCCTGACGATTGGCGCTTTTGCGATTGGTATGACTGAATTTATCATTATGGGCCTGCTGCCCAATGTGGCAACAGACTTGAATGTAAGCATTCCGCAGGCAGGACAACTCATTACGGGATATGCGCTTGGTGTAGCGGTAGGTGCGCCGATTTTAACCGTGTTTACGCACAAGATTCCACAGAAAAAACTGCTGGTGCTGCTCATGTGCATTTTCATTATCGGGAACGCATTGTCTGTCATTGCTCCCACATACGGGTTGTTAATTTCAGCACGGATCTTAACGGCATTTGCTCATGGTACGTTCCTCGGTGTAGGTTCAATCATGGCAACACGGCTCGTTGCACCCGAGAGAAGGGCAGGAGCGGTATCGGTTGTTCTCGCTGGGCTAACGATTGCCAACATCATTGGCGTTCCGTTTGGTACGTTTATCGGGCAACAGCTTGGGTGGAGATCATCCTTCGGAGCCATTACAATTCTTGGCATTATCTCATTAATGGGAATTATTCGTTTTATTCCGGTTATTGCACAAGGACCGCCTGCAAACCTCGGTCAGCAATTCCGAAATCTGGTACGTCCACAAGTGTTGCTGATTCTGCTTATTGGGGCGTTGGGGTGCGGAAGTTTGTTTACAGTCTTCACCTATATTACGCCGATGCTTGTGGATATTAGTGGCTTTGCGGAGCAAAGTGTGACTTGGATTCTGGTGTTGTTTGGCTTCGGTGTAACCTTGGGCAATTTGGTTGGCGGCCGTCTGGCAGACTGGAAGCTGATGCCTTCGTTGATCGTCAACTTTGGGATACTGGCGGTTCTTTTGGCTGCACTTACGATTACACTAGAGAATCCTTATCTCGCGGTAATCACCATATTCTTCTGGGGTGTAGCTGCTTTTGGTATTATGCCGGGACTTCAGATTCGGATTATGAATATGACTCGTGAAGCACCGCTGCTTGCGACAACCTCAAGTCATTCGGCATTTAACCTGGGAAATGCCGCTGGTGCCTATATGGGTGGGTATGCAATTACGCATACGGGACTTATCTCAGTGCCTTTGTGTGCCGCAGTAATTGCTGCACTGGGTTTGCTGGGCTTGTTCATCAGTCTGTTGATGAAAGACAGACTGGCTTCACCCGAGGGTGCAGAGGCAGTTAATCCAGTATCCGTACACTAA
- a CDS encoding ADP-ribosylglycohydrolase family protein yields MLLRDRFNGCFIGLAVGDALGTTVEFSSPGTFEPVTDIVGGGVFGLEPGQWTDDTSMALCLAESLVRKANFDPADQMRRYTNWYKVGYMSSTGDCFDIGGATRSALQRFEITGEAYSGSTDPMTAGNGSIMRLAPVAMAYANQPNEMVRYAGLSSRTTHAAAESVEACEVLAAILVAGLRGADKNVMLMPETCRQWREEPAFSPAIEEVVRGSYQSKEPPEIKGSGYVVRSLEAALWAFHKSANFEEGALLAVNLGDDADTTGAVYGQIAGAYYGLSGIPAHWRDKLAMRETFEQLTEALWLKATENR; encoded by the coding sequence ATGCTGCTAAGAGACCGTTTCAATGGCTGCTTCATTGGACTTGCAGTGGGTGATGCGCTCGGAACTACCGTGGAATTCAGCAGTCCGGGTACGTTTGAACCTGTGACGGATATCGTGGGAGGCGGCGTATTCGGGTTGGAACCTGGACAGTGGACAGATGATACATCCATGGCTCTATGTTTGGCAGAAAGTCTGGTACGCAAGGCAAACTTCGATCCTGCGGATCAGATGCGCAGATACACCAATTGGTACAAGGTCGGGTATATGAGCAGCACAGGCGATTGCTTTGATATCGGCGGGGCAACGCGAAGTGCCTTGCAGAGATTTGAGATAACCGGGGAAGCTTACAGCGGATCAACTGACCCGATGACGGCAGGCAATGGCTCTATCATGAGGCTTGCTCCTGTCGCGATGGCTTATGCCAATCAACCAAACGAAATGGTCCGCTATGCCGGGTTGAGTTCTCGTACAACACATGCCGCAGCGGAAAGCGTAGAGGCATGTGAGGTATTGGCTGCCATACTTGTTGCTGGTCTGCGCGGAGCGGACAAAAACGTTATGCTGATGCCGGAGACATGCAGACAGTGGAGGGAAGAACCTGCCTTTTCGCCCGCTATTGAAGAGGTTGTTAGGGGTTCCTATCAGAGCAAAGAACCGCCAGAAATCAAGGGCAGTGGCTACGTGGTTCGTTCACTTGAAGCAGCATTATGGGCGTTCCATAAATCGGCGAACTTTGAAGAAGGTGCGTTGCTAGCTGTTAATCTGGGTGATGATGCGGATACCACGGGTGCGGTGTATGGGCAGATTGCAGGTGCTTATTATGGACTGAGTGGTATTCCGGCACACTGGCGGGACAAGCTGGCTATGCGTGAAACGTTCGAACAACTAACAGAAGCCTTGTGGTTGAAGGCGACAGAAAATCGTTGA
- a CDS encoding HAD family hydrolase, with protein sequence MIKALVFDFDGTIIDTETAWYIAFRDAYKEHGVDLTLEMYSQCIGTSLKTFNPYEYLITDLNLPIDREAFRESVQLQHAALMNKEKVRPGIQEYLEQAREAGLKLAVASSSKREWVEQHLEQLKLKDYFEVIRTADDVANVKPDPELYTQALEALGVTADEAVAIEDSPNGARAAAAAGMHCVVISNTITGTLEFDMPHQRLSCLTDLAFNDLISKPLVTTV encoded by the coding sequence ATGATTAAGGCACTGGTATTTGATTTCGACGGAACGATTATTGATACAGAGACAGCATGGTATATTGCTTTTCGTGATGCTTACAAGGAACATGGCGTAGATCTAACCCTGGAGATGTACTCACAATGCATCGGGACCAGTCTAAAAACATTTAATCCGTATGAGTACCTCATCACAGATTTGAATCTTCCGATCGATCGGGAAGCGTTCAGGGAGTCCGTTCAGTTGCAGCACGCTGCATTGATGAACAAAGAGAAGGTGCGTCCTGGTATTCAGGAATATCTCGAACAAGCACGTGAAGCCGGATTGAAACTCGCTGTAGCCTCCAGCTCCAAACGGGAGTGGGTTGAACAGCATCTGGAACAACTGAAACTGAAAGATTATTTTGAAGTCATTCGTACGGCAGATGATGTAGCGAATGTAAAGCCTGACCCGGAACTCTACACTCAAGCACTTGAAGCCCTTGGAGTAACTGCAGACGAAGCCGTAGCGATTGAGGATTCACCTAACGGCGCGCGTGCAGCTGCTGCGGCTGGTATGCACTGCGTAGTCATCTCGAATACCATCACAGGAACACTGGAATTCGATATGCCTCACCAACGGCTGTCTTGCTTGACTGACCTTGCATTTAACGATTTGATTTCGAAGCCACTCGTCACTACCGTCTAA